In one window of Mesorhizobium sp. B2-1-1 DNA:
- a CDS encoding MFS transporter — protein MTAVAIEAAREARRTALILAASQAIIGSAAPIAISMGALAGQYLLGPDKSLATAPITGFNLGVALGALPAAAIIRAMGQRGGFVTGTIVTALGGLVATLALFHGSFWLFAFGLTVIGVGGAFVQQFRFAAADNAPPQFKARAISFVLAGGIITAILGPQIVIFTRELFAPVMFAGSFASILVLAAVGAAILSLLRLPARAAAGGTEIAGSDARPLAEIVTQPRFVAALFCAVGSYALMSFVMTGAPLAMVGCGLSEDDATLGISWHVMAMFGPSFFTGSLIHRFGAERIVAVGLLLLIGCAVVALSGLALWQFWTALILLGLGWNFGFIGATAMVAASYRPSEKGKVQGFHDFVLFGSVACASLMSGMVYNAWGWTMLNWMIFPVTVLCFVALGALRIASLRLA, from the coding sequence ATGACGGCGGTCGCCATCGAGGCGGCCAGGGAGGCGCGGCGCACCGCGTTGATCCTCGCCGCCTCGCAGGCGATCATCGGTTCGGCAGCGCCCATCGCCATCTCCATGGGCGCGCTTGCCGGTCAATATCTGCTCGGCCCGGACAAGTCGCTGGCGACGGCGCCGATCACCGGCTTCAATCTCGGCGTGGCACTCGGTGCGCTGCCGGCGGCGGCCATCATCCGCGCCATGGGCCAGCGCGGCGGCTTCGTGACCGGTACGATCGTCACCGCGCTTGGCGGTCTGGTCGCGACGCTGGCACTCTTCCATGGCAGTTTTTGGCTGTTTGCCTTCGGCCTGACGGTGATCGGTGTCGGTGGCGCCTTCGTCCAGCAGTTCCGCTTTGCCGCCGCCGACAATGCGCCGCCGCAGTTCAAGGCGCGCGCCATCTCCTTCGTGCTGGCGGGCGGCATCATCACCGCCATTCTCGGACCGCAGATTGTCATCTTCACCCGCGAGTTGTTCGCACCGGTGATGTTTGCCGGTTCGTTCGCATCCATCCTGGTGCTAGCCGCCGTCGGCGCGGCGATCCTGTCATTGCTGCGCCTGCCGGCGAGGGCCGCCGCCGGCGGAACGGAAATTGCCGGCAGCGATGCCCGGCCCTTGGCCGAGATCGTCACGCAGCCGCGTTTCGTCGCGGCACTCTTCTGCGCGGTCGGCAGCTATGCCCTGATGAGCTTCGTCATGACCGGCGCGCCGCTCGCCATGGTCGGCTGCGGCCTGTCGGAGGACGATGCGACGCTCGGCATTTCGTGGCATGTCATGGCAATGTTCGGGCCGAGCTTCTTCACCGGATCGCTGATCCATCGCTTCGGTGCTGAACGCATTGTCGCGGTCGGCCTCCTGCTGCTGATCGGCTGTGCGGTCGTCGCGCTGTCCGGCTTGGCGCTATGGCAATTCTGGACGGCGCTGATCCTGCTCGGCCTCGGCTGGAATTTCGGCTTCATCGGCGCCACGGCCATGGTCGCGGCAAGCTACCGGCCTTCCGAAAAGGGCAAGGTGCAGGGGTTCCACGACTTCGTCCTGTTCGGCTCCGTGGCCTGCGCCTCGCTGATGTCGGGCATGGTCTACAATGCCTGGGGCTGGACCATGCTGAACTGGATGATCTTTCCCGTCAC
- a CDS encoding riboflavin synthase, with translation MFTGIVTDIGTVAAVKPLREGVGLRIDTAYDPETIAIGASISCGGVCLTVTALPDSGSNARWFEVEAWEEALRLTTAMGWKSGTRINLERALKIGDELGGHIVSGHVDGTAEIVERKDEGDAVRFTLEAPRELAKFIAPKGSVALDGTSLTVNKVEGTRFDVLLIHHSLTVTTWGERKVGDRVNLEIDTMARYAARLAEAAKEGL, from the coding sequence ATGTTTACCGGCATTGTTACCGACATAGGCACCGTCGCGGCCGTCAAGCCGCTGCGGGAAGGCGTGGGATTGCGTATCGACACCGCCTATGATCCCGAAACCATCGCCATCGGCGCCTCGATATCATGCGGCGGCGTTTGCCTTACCGTGACGGCCTTGCCCGACAGCGGCTCGAACGCGCGCTGGTTCGAAGTCGAGGCCTGGGAGGAGGCGCTCCGGCTGACGACGGCGATGGGCTGGAAGTCAGGCACGCGCATCAATCTTGAGCGGGCGCTGAAGATCGGCGACGAGCTTGGAGGCCATATCGTGTCGGGCCATGTCGACGGCACCGCCGAGATCGTCGAGCGCAAGGATGAGGGCGACGCCGTTCGCTTCACGCTGGAAGCGCCGCGCGAACTGGCGAAGTTCATCGCGCCGAAAGGCTCCGTCGCGCTCGACGGCACCTCGCTCACCGTCAACAAGGTGGAAGGCACCCGCTTCGACGTGCTTCTGATCCACCATTCGCTGACCGTCACCACCTGGGGTGAGCGCAAGGTCGGCGACCGCGTCAATCTCGAGATCGACACCATGGCCCGCTATGCGGCGCGGCTGGCGGAAGCGGCGAAAGAGGGGCTTTGA
- the ribH gene encoding 6,7-dimethyl-8-ribityllumazine synthase has product MAGTSQHGKAFIRPKKKAHLLVIEARFHDDLADALLEGATSALDEAGATYDVVTVPGSLEIPAVITFALDGAAEGGMNYDGFVALGTVVRGDTYHFDIVANESSRALMDLSVQDSVCIGNGILTTENDAQAWTRAKRSEGDKGGFAARAALTMIALKERLGARS; this is encoded by the coding sequence ATGGCTGGCACATCCCAACACGGTAAAGCGTTCATTCGCCCGAAGAAGAAGGCCCACCTTCTCGTTATCGAGGCACGCTTCCACGACGATCTTGCCGACGCGCTGCTCGAAGGCGCGACGAGCGCGCTTGACGAAGCGGGTGCGACCTACGACGTCGTCACCGTTCCAGGTTCGCTCGAAATTCCCGCCGTCATTACCTTCGCGCTGGACGGCGCGGCGGAAGGCGGCATGAACTATGACGGCTTCGTCGCGCTTGGCACCGTCGTCCGCGGGGACACCTATCACTTCGATATCGTCGCCAATGAATCCAGCCGCGCACTGATGGACCTGTCCGTGCAGGACTCGGTCTGTATCGGCAACGGCATCCTGACCACGGAAAACGACGCACAGGCCTGGACGCGAGCCAAGCGTTCGGAGGGCGACAAGGGTGGCTTTGCCGCGCGCGCGGCGCTGACCATGATCGCGCTCAAGGAACGACTGGGAGCGCGATCGTGA
- the nusB gene encoding transcription antitermination factor NusB: MSDPASPGQPTVRHANKRGAARLAAVQALYQMDVAGSGVFEITAEYEAFRLGKEVDGALYREADAQWFRAILTGVVEDQKTIDPVIRQALTDDWPLSRLDSTLRAILRAGVYELIKREDVPVAVIVSEYVDIAKAFYEEDEPKLVNAVLDRVSRRVRGEGRGKDAS; this comes from the coding sequence GTGAGCGACCCCGCTTCGCCCGGACAGCCCACGGTGCGACACGCCAACAAGCGCGGCGCGGCGCGGCTTGCCGCCGTGCAGGCCCTCTATCAGATGGATGTCGCCGGCAGCGGCGTCTTCGAGATCACTGCCGAATACGAAGCGTTTCGCCTCGGCAAGGAAGTCGATGGCGCGCTTTACCGCGAGGCGGATGCCCAATGGTTCCGCGCCATCCTCACCGGTGTCGTCGAGGACCAGAAAACCATCGATCCGGTTATCCGCCAGGCGCTGACCGATGACTGGCCGCTGTCGCGCCTCGATTCGACACTGCGCGCAATCCTGCGCGCCGGTGTCTACGAACTGATCAAGCGCGAAGACGTGCCGGTGGCGGTGATCGTTTCCGAATACGTCGATATCGCCAAGGCTTTCTACGAGGAAGACGAGCCGAAGCTGGTCAACGCCGTGCTCGATCGCGTCTCCCGTCGGGTGCGTGGCGAGGGACGCGGCAAGGACGCTTCATGA